A genomic region of Mugil cephalus isolate CIBA_MC_2020 chromosome 5, CIBA_Mcephalus_1.1, whole genome shotgun sequence contains the following coding sequences:
- the tex11 gene encoding testis-expressed protein 11 isoform X2 — protein sequence MEQFVSTVKCLTDNLLQRQITDYDEVIEKLFFEVSGLEAFPKIPDPQLEECAIQLWNWAVTKNVGASLSKNQKAKVRHIACSLLYRCEPEYPTEGIVRKQILMASKAGRTWLDCKNTQMADHFLKLAVKSLENLYSQLTSRGDAAPDITSAKADVEKDLLRILSYQAESAISQGNNQEAVVNMQRCKDMLLRLPKDTAYLSLMCYNFGVDTYNLGKFEDSAFWLSQSYDIGKMNVKYAAGPEVQAKVLRLLATVYLEWNCQMFQEKALNAVSLANKECASASGLYLKIRILLRCGASDNHIRAGLNEMLESEVSLDVCLSAVKLLMSEDREVLAFEYLKRVCQHFESSPDLGTALVLHIELLLQRGKELLGKQKIEDIITGHYAGKQLSPQALTSLHVILWDKASKHFEAKTYSEALQWYNYSLSFFKAGQTEPNLAKLQRNRASCFLQLKQLERAKEAIKEAERCDPDSIFTQFSVYKIAVRENDVKKAADAVNAMGLLSKSPIASEDRLLVSETAASNLLSLAAQIALENEQQETAVTALESLCENSKDEAQVLTALRCLVRLVLSTVEKTSEEMRNENLDALLPYLKMALQTVSHQSHMTAEQRTEEANWFRKIAWNSALQCESSPDRMRDFFVLSYQLSQLCPPDRTLLMGQKTCLLMAAAASLELCRTSPHSDQTEELTGALEHVQICWEIWKTLKASGSFPMDPTDTLLLLYEFEARAKLNDPKVATVLESVLELENVETKVLETIAALAMEPPAHFPLLCKKALRVALSLHKKQPQADLARCSKCLHSLIKLSLPSGVTEVEAHVLVEVWDYYEEALSIIAAAPDDFPEMETLWLLTQAWNTGIKLYSLAQYPEAEKWCGLAMSFVHHLGTLQESYETQMSGLYTEILDRLDKAKKKLLMEE from the exons ATGGAGCAGTTTGTTTCAACTGTGAAAT GTCTCACAGACAAcctgctgcagagacagatTACAGACTATGATGAGGTGATAGAGAAGCTCTTTTTTGaagtgtctggtctggaggctttTCCAAAAATACCAGATCCACAG CTTGAGGAGTGTGCCATCCAGCTGTGGAACTGGGCGGTTACTAAGAATGTGGGCGCTTCTCTAAGTAAAAATCAGAAAGCCAAAG TGCGTCACATTGCATGCAGTCTGTTATACCGCTGTGAGCCCGAGTATCCAACAGAGGGCATTGTTCGCAAGCAGATCTTG ATGGCCAGCAAAGCAGGAAGAACCTGGCTAGACTGCAAAAATACCCAGATGGCAGATCATTTCTTAAAGCTCGCTGTCAAG AGTCTGGAAAACCTCTACAGCCAACTAACGTCCAGAGGCGACGCCGCACCTGACATCACTTCGGCCAAGGCGGATGTGGAGAAGGACCTACTTCGAATTCTGTCATACCAGGCAGAATCG GCCATTAGTCAAGGGAATAACCAAGAAGCTGTTGTCAACATGCAGCGTTGTAAAGACATGTTGCTGCGCCTCCCAAAAGAT ACTGCGTACCTGTCCCTCATGTGTTACAACTTTGGAGTTGACACTTACAATCTGGGAAAGTTTGAAGACAGTGCGTTTTGGTTGAG CCAAAGCTACGACATTGggaaaatgaatgtgaaatatgCCGCTGGACCAGAAGTCCAG GCCAAGGTTTTGCGGCTCCTCGCCACAGTTTATTTAGAGTGGAACTGCCAGATGTTCCAGGAGAAGGCTCTTAATGCTGTCAGCTTAGCCAACAAG GAATGTGCCAGCGCATCTGGACTGTACTTAAAGATCAGAATACTCCTGAGATGCGGGGCCTCAGACAATCATATCAGAGCAG GACTTAATGAGATGCTGGAATCAGAGGTTTCTCTTGATGTATGTCTGAGCGCAGTGAAACTACTCATGTCTGAAGACAG AGAAGTGCTGGCATTTGAGTATTTGAAACGCGTGTGTCAGCACTTCGAGTCGTCTCCTGACCTGGGAACTGCTCTCGTCTTGCACattgagctgctgctgcagaggggCAAGGAGCTGCTGGGAAAACAGAAGATAGAGGATATCATCACCG GCCACTATGCAGGTAAACAGCTGTCTCCACAAGCCCTTACAAGTCTACATGTCATTCTGTGGGACAAAGCATCCAAGCACTTTGAG GCGAAAACCTACTCTGAGGCTCTTCAGTGGTATAACTACTCCCTGAGCTTCTTTAAAGCAGGCCAAACGGAGCCCAACTTAGCCAAACTGCAAAGGAACAGAGCTTCCTGTTTCCTGCAGCTGAAGCAACTGGAAAGG gccaaagaAGCAATTAAAGAAGCAGAGAGATGTGATCCTGACAGCATCTTCACTCAGTTCAGTGTGTATAAGATCGCTGTTAGAGAGAACGATGTGAAAAAAG CTGCAGATGCAGTGAATGCAATGGGACTCCTGTCCAAGAGTCCTATAGCCAGTGAGGACAGACTGCTTGTATCTGAGACTGCAGCATCCAATCTCCTCAGTTTGGCCGCTCAGATTGCTTTGGAG AATGAACAGCAGGAAACTGCCGTGACGGCGCTGGAGAGTTTATGTGAAAACTCCAAAGATGAAGCTCAGGTTCTGACTGCTCTGAG GTGTTTGGTTCGACTCGTGCTCTCTACAGTAGAAAAAACGAGTGAAGAGATGAG GAACGAGAATCTGGATGCCCTGCTGCCATATCTAAAAATGG ctctgcagacagtTTCACACCAGTCTCACATGACTGCTGAGCAACGCACAGAGGAAGCCAACTGGTTCAGAAAGATCG cttGGAACTCGGCTCTGCAGTGCGAGAGCAGCCCTGACAGAATGAGGGATTTCTTTGTTCTCTCTTACCAG CTCTCTCAGCTGTGCCCCCCTGATCGCACGCTGCTCATGGGCCAGAAGACTTGTCTGCTAATGGCTGCCGCTGCCTCTCTGGAGCTCTGCAGGACGTCTCCTCACTCAGACCAG ACTGAGGAGCTCACCGGGGCCCTGGAGCACGTTCAGATCTGTTGGGAGATTTGGAAAACCTTGAAAGCATCAG GAAGCTTCCCAATGGACCCCACagacacactgctgctgctgtatgaGTTTGAAGCTCGTGCTAAGCTGAACGATCCCAAGGTTGCGACGGTGCTGGAATCGGTCCTGGAGCTGGAAAATGTGGAAACCAAAGTGCTAGAGACCATCGCAG CTTTAGCCATGGAGCCTCCAGCCCACTTCCCTCTCCTGTGTAAGAAGGCTCTGAGGGTCGCCCTCTCTCTGCACAAGAAACAACCACAAGCTGACCTGGCCCGCTGCAG CAAGTGTCTTCACAGCCTGATCAAGCTGTCCCTCCCAAGCGGCGTGACCGAGGTGGAGGCCCATGTGCTCGTGGAGGTGTGGGACTACTATGAGGAGGCCCTGTCCATCATCGCAGCCGCA CCGGACGACTTCCCAGAGATGGAGACCCTGTGGCTGCTGACTCAAGCTTGGAACACGGGCATAAAGTTGTACAGCTTGGCTCAGTACCCCGAAGCGGAGAAGTGGTGCGGCCTTGCCATGAGCTTCGTCCACCACCTGGGAACTCTGCAGGAGAGCTATGAGACACAG ATGTCTGGTCTCTACACGGAAATCCTGGACCGACTggacaaagcaaagaaaaagctCCTCATGGAAGAATAG
- the tex11 gene encoding testis-expressed protein 11 isoform X1, which translates to MEQFVSTVKCLTDNLLQRQITDYDEVIEKLFFEVSGLEAFPKIPDPQLEECAIQLWNWAVTKNVGASLSKNQKAKVRHIACSLLYRCEPEYPTEGIVRKQILMASKAGRTWLDCKNTQMADHFLKLAVKVKKNEHSKRGRDSIYLSLEQAEICCLHKLLNIQHPQSLENLYSQLTSRGDAAPDITSAKADVEKDLLRILSYQAESAISQGNNQEAVVNMQRCKDMLLRLPKDTAYLSLMCYNFGVDTYNLGKFEDSAFWLSQSYDIGKMNVKYAAGPEVQAKVLRLLATVYLEWNCQMFQEKALNAVSLANKECASASGLYLKIRILLRCGASDNHIRAGLNEMLESEVSLDVCLSAVKLLMSEDREVLAFEYLKRVCQHFESSPDLGTALVLHIELLLQRGKELLGKQKIEDIITGHYAGKQLSPQALTSLHVILWDKASKHFEAKTYSEALQWYNYSLSFFKAGQTEPNLAKLQRNRASCFLQLKQLERAKEAIKEAERCDPDSIFTQFSVYKIAVRENDVKKAADAVNAMGLLSKSPIASEDRLLVSETAASNLLSLAAQIALENEQQETAVTALESLCENSKDEAQVLTALRCLVRLVLSTVEKTSEEMRNENLDALLPYLKMALQTVSHQSHMTAEQRTEEANWFRKIAWNSALQCESSPDRMRDFFVLSYQLSQLCPPDRTLLMGQKTCLLMAAAASLELCRTSPHSDQTEELTGALEHVQICWEIWKTLKASGSFPMDPTDTLLLLYEFEARAKLNDPKVATVLESVLELENVETKVLETIAALAMEPPAHFPLLCKKALRVALSLHKKQPQADLARCSKCLHSLIKLSLPSGVTEVEAHVLVEVWDYYEEALSIIAAAPDDFPEMETLWLLTQAWNTGIKLYSLAQYPEAEKWCGLAMSFVHHLGTLQESYETQMSGLYTEILDRLDKAKKKLLMEE; encoded by the exons ATGGAGCAGTTTGTTTCAACTGTGAAAT GTCTCACAGACAAcctgctgcagagacagatTACAGACTATGATGAGGTGATAGAGAAGCTCTTTTTTGaagtgtctggtctggaggctttTCCAAAAATACCAGATCCACAG CTTGAGGAGTGTGCCATCCAGCTGTGGAACTGGGCGGTTACTAAGAATGTGGGCGCTTCTCTAAGTAAAAATCAGAAAGCCAAAG TGCGTCACATTGCATGCAGTCTGTTATACCGCTGTGAGCCCGAGTATCCAACAGAGGGCATTGTTCGCAAGCAGATCTTG ATGGCCAGCAAAGCAGGAAGAACCTGGCTAGACTGCAAAAATACCCAGATGGCAGATCATTTCTTAAAGCTCGCTGTCAAGGTGAAGAAAAACGAACACTCAAAACGAGGGAGAGATTCCATCTATTTAAGCTTAGAGCAAGCAGAAATATGTTGCCTTCACAAATTACTCAACATACAACATCCTCAGAGTCTGGAAAACCTCTACAGCCAACTAACGTCCAGAGGCGACGCCGCACCTGACATCACTTCGGCCAAGGCGGATGTGGAGAAGGACCTACTTCGAATTCTGTCATACCAGGCAGAATCG GCCATTAGTCAAGGGAATAACCAAGAAGCTGTTGTCAACATGCAGCGTTGTAAAGACATGTTGCTGCGCCTCCCAAAAGAT ACTGCGTACCTGTCCCTCATGTGTTACAACTTTGGAGTTGACACTTACAATCTGGGAAAGTTTGAAGACAGTGCGTTTTGGTTGAG CCAAAGCTACGACATTGggaaaatgaatgtgaaatatgCCGCTGGACCAGAAGTCCAG GCCAAGGTTTTGCGGCTCCTCGCCACAGTTTATTTAGAGTGGAACTGCCAGATGTTCCAGGAGAAGGCTCTTAATGCTGTCAGCTTAGCCAACAAG GAATGTGCCAGCGCATCTGGACTGTACTTAAAGATCAGAATACTCCTGAGATGCGGGGCCTCAGACAATCATATCAGAGCAG GACTTAATGAGATGCTGGAATCAGAGGTTTCTCTTGATGTATGTCTGAGCGCAGTGAAACTACTCATGTCTGAAGACAG AGAAGTGCTGGCATTTGAGTATTTGAAACGCGTGTGTCAGCACTTCGAGTCGTCTCCTGACCTGGGAACTGCTCTCGTCTTGCACattgagctgctgctgcagaggggCAAGGAGCTGCTGGGAAAACAGAAGATAGAGGATATCATCACCG GCCACTATGCAGGTAAACAGCTGTCTCCACAAGCCCTTACAAGTCTACATGTCATTCTGTGGGACAAAGCATCCAAGCACTTTGAG GCGAAAACCTACTCTGAGGCTCTTCAGTGGTATAACTACTCCCTGAGCTTCTTTAAAGCAGGCCAAACGGAGCCCAACTTAGCCAAACTGCAAAGGAACAGAGCTTCCTGTTTCCTGCAGCTGAAGCAACTGGAAAGG gccaaagaAGCAATTAAAGAAGCAGAGAGATGTGATCCTGACAGCATCTTCACTCAGTTCAGTGTGTATAAGATCGCTGTTAGAGAGAACGATGTGAAAAAAG CTGCAGATGCAGTGAATGCAATGGGACTCCTGTCCAAGAGTCCTATAGCCAGTGAGGACAGACTGCTTGTATCTGAGACTGCAGCATCCAATCTCCTCAGTTTGGCCGCTCAGATTGCTTTGGAG AATGAACAGCAGGAAACTGCCGTGACGGCGCTGGAGAGTTTATGTGAAAACTCCAAAGATGAAGCTCAGGTTCTGACTGCTCTGAG GTGTTTGGTTCGACTCGTGCTCTCTACAGTAGAAAAAACGAGTGAAGAGATGAG GAACGAGAATCTGGATGCCCTGCTGCCATATCTAAAAATGG ctctgcagacagtTTCACACCAGTCTCACATGACTGCTGAGCAACGCACAGAGGAAGCCAACTGGTTCAGAAAGATCG cttGGAACTCGGCTCTGCAGTGCGAGAGCAGCCCTGACAGAATGAGGGATTTCTTTGTTCTCTCTTACCAG CTCTCTCAGCTGTGCCCCCCTGATCGCACGCTGCTCATGGGCCAGAAGACTTGTCTGCTAATGGCTGCCGCTGCCTCTCTGGAGCTCTGCAGGACGTCTCCTCACTCAGACCAG ACTGAGGAGCTCACCGGGGCCCTGGAGCACGTTCAGATCTGTTGGGAGATTTGGAAAACCTTGAAAGCATCAG GAAGCTTCCCAATGGACCCCACagacacactgctgctgctgtatgaGTTTGAAGCTCGTGCTAAGCTGAACGATCCCAAGGTTGCGACGGTGCTGGAATCGGTCCTGGAGCTGGAAAATGTGGAAACCAAAGTGCTAGAGACCATCGCAG CTTTAGCCATGGAGCCTCCAGCCCACTTCCCTCTCCTGTGTAAGAAGGCTCTGAGGGTCGCCCTCTCTCTGCACAAGAAACAACCACAAGCTGACCTGGCCCGCTGCAG CAAGTGTCTTCACAGCCTGATCAAGCTGTCCCTCCCAAGCGGCGTGACCGAGGTGGAGGCCCATGTGCTCGTGGAGGTGTGGGACTACTATGAGGAGGCCCTGTCCATCATCGCAGCCGCA CCGGACGACTTCCCAGAGATGGAGACCCTGTGGCTGCTGACTCAAGCTTGGAACACGGGCATAAAGTTGTACAGCTTGGCTCAGTACCCCGAAGCGGAGAAGTGGTGCGGCCTTGCCATGAGCTTCGTCCACCACCTGGGAACTCTGCAGGAGAGCTATGAGACACAG ATGTCTGGTCTCTACACGGAAATCCTGGACCGACTggacaaagcaaagaaaaagctCCTCATGGAAGAATAG